Below is a genomic region from Caulobacter rhizosphaerae.
CGGCCAGCTTCACGCCGGGCTTGTGGGGCGTCAGGTCCAGCGGGGGCGTGTCGGCCATGGGGAAGGTCTCCAGGTAGCGGGCGGCCAGGTCCAGCAGCGCGCGGTCGGCGAAGGCGGGGCCGACCAGCGTCACGCCAAAGCCCGTTCCGTCGGCGCGGAAGCCGGCCGGAACGGCCAGGGCGGAAAGGTCCAGCAGGTTCACGAAGTTGGTGTAGAGGCCGAGATTGGCGTTCAGCGCCAGCGGCTCGGCTTTCAGCGCCTTCACCGTGCAGATGGTCGGCGTCGTGGGCAGGAACAGGACGTCGGCGACGTCCCAGATCGCCTCGGCGGCCCGGCGATGGCCTTCCAGCGCATAAAGGCCTCGAAACGCCTCGACGCCCGTGACGGCCAGACCGCCCTGAACGATGGCCCGCACGGTCGGTTCGATGGCGCTGGGCGAGGCGCGCAGCAGGGACTCGACGGCGGCGGTCCGCTCGGCCACCCAGGGACCGCTGTAGAGCAGCTTGGCCGCGTCGAGCAGCGGGCCGATGTCGACCTCGACGGGAACCCCGCCGGCCGCCTTCAGCCCTGCGACGGCGGCGGTATAGAGCGCCTCGGACTCGTCGTCGCCGAAGAAGATCCGCTGTTCCGGCAACGGAATCGCGAACCGCAGGCCTTCCATGGCCAGGGTCGAAGGGATTTCGGGCGCGCGGCGGGAATAGTCGTCCTCGGGATCGAAGGCGGCCAACACCGTGTCCACCCGCGCCGCGCCGGCGAGGTCGGCGGCGAAGACGCTGATGCAGTCCAGCGAGCGACAGGCCGGCACCAGGCCCCGCGTGCTCCAGCGGCCCTTGCTGGGCTTGAGGCCGACCAGGTGGTTGAACGCCGCCGGCACCCGGCCCGAGCCGGCCGTGTCGGTGCCGAGCGCGAAGGCGACCAGGCCGGCCGCCACGGCGACGGCCGAGCCGGAGCTCGAGCCGCCGCTGACGAACGCCTGGTTGAACACGCAGCGCGGCGCGCCGTACGGACTGCGAGCGCCCACCAGGCCGGTGGCGAACTGGTCGAGATTGGTCTTGCCGATCAGCACCGCTCCGGCCGCGACCAGCCGTTCGACCACGGTCGCCGAGCGCGCCGGCGTGTAGGCGAAGGCCGGGCAGGCGGCGGTGGTCGGGTAGGCGCCGACGTCGATATTGTCCTTCACCGCGAACGGAACGCCGGCCAGGGGCAGGGTCTCGCCGGCGGCGACGCGGGCGTCGACCGCCCGGGCCTGGGCCAGAACCGCTTCGGCCGGCAGGCGCAGGATCCAGACCTGCGGCTGGACTAGGTCGTATTCCCCGATCGCGTCCAGGGCCGCCTGGGCGACCTCGATCGCGCTGGCGCCGGCGTTCACGGCGGCGGCGATGGCTTCGACGCCCAGGCGCTCGAAACTCACGCGGCGGCCTCCAGGTCGGGGGTCACGGCGATGACGGGCGCGCCCGCGGCGATGGCCTGCGAAGGCTGGGCGTAGACCGCGCTGACGACACCGGCCACCGGGGTGGAGACGTCGCACTCGGCTTTCATGGCCTCGATGATCGCGATGACCGCACCCGCCTCGACCCGCTGCCCCGGCTCGACCAGCACCTTCCAGACATTGCCGCCCAGCGGCGCCTCGACCAGATCCGCGCCCGGCGGGACCTGGACGGCTTCCGTCTCCGTCTCGGCGTCGGCCACGCTGGACAGCGCCTCGACCCGCGCGAACTCGCCCCTGGCCTCCCAGTCGGCGCGCTCGGCGTCGAACGCGGCCTGGCGGTTGGCCTGGAAGGCGGCGATGCCCTCGGCGTTCTCGGCCAGCATCCTGCGGTAGTCCGAGAGGCGGAATGTCTCCTCCTCGATGCGGATCCGGCGGCGGCCCAGCGGGAAGTCGCGCCGCCATTCGGTCAGCTCCTCGGCGCTGACCGGGAAGAAGCGGATCTGGTCGAAGAAGCGCAGCAGCCAGGGCTTGCCGTCGGTGAAGGCCTCGGTCTGCCGCCAGGTGTTCCAGACCTGAATCGTCCGGCCGAACAGTTGGTAGCCGCCCGGCCCCTCCATGCCGTAGATGCACATGTAGGCCCCGCCGATGCCGACGACGTTCGGCGGCGTCCAGGTGCGGGCCGGGTTGTACTTGGTGGTCACCAGGCGGTGGCGCGGGTCGACGGGGGTGGCCACCGGCGCGCCCAGATAGACGTCGCCCAGGCCCATCACCAGGTAGCGGGCGTCGAACACGATCCGGCGGACGTCCTCGATGCTGTCGAGGCCGTTGGCGCGACGGATGAATTCGATGTTGTCCGGGCACCAGGGCGCGTCGTCGCGGACGGCCTGCATGTACTTGTCGATCGTCTGGTAGATCGCGGGATCCTTCCAGCTCAGCGGCAGGTGGACGACGCGAGAGGGGATCTCGAAGTCGTCCAGCCCGCCCAGCCGGTCCTCGGCGGCGATCAGGATCTCCAGCAGCCGCGCCTGGGTCAGGCGGCGGCTGTCGTAGTGGACCTGCAGAGAACGGATCCCGGGCGTCAGGTCGATGACGCCGGGCAGCGCCAGGCTTTGCAGGTCGAGCAGCAGGGCGTGGATCCGCAGACGCAGCTCCAGGTCCAGCACGATCGGGCCATACTCGACCAGCAGGTGCTGGTCGCCCTGGCGGCGATAGGTGACGTGCGGGCGGTGACCGTCGGCGGGGAGTTCGGCC
It encodes:
- the atzF gene encoding allophanate hydrolase, which translates into the protein MSFERLGVEAIAAAVNAGASAIEVAQAALDAIGEYDLVQPQVWILRLPAEAVLAQARAVDARVAAGETLPLAGVPFAVKDNIDVGAYPTTAACPAFAYTPARSATVVERLVAAGAVLIGKTNLDQFATGLVGARSPYGAPRCVFNQAFVSGGSSSGSAVAVAAGLVAFALGTDTAGSGRVPAAFNHLVGLKPSKGRWSTRGLVPACRSLDCISVFAADLAGAARVDTVLAAFDPEDDYSRRAPEIPSTLAMEGLRFAIPLPEQRIFFGDDESEALYTAAVAGLKAAGGVPVEVDIGPLLDAAKLLYSGPWVAERTAAVESLLRASPSAIEPTVRAIVQGGLAVTGVEAFRGLYALEGHRRAAEAIWDVADVLFLPTTPTICTVKALKAEPLALNANLGLYTNFVNLLDLSALAVPAGFRADGTGFGVTLVGPAFADRALLDLAARYLETFPMADTPPLDLTPHKPGVKLAVVGAHLAGMPLHWQLTSREARLVSATTTAPAYKLYAIANSAPPKPALVHVGEGGASIAVEVYELGVEAFGAFTAEVPAPLAIGTVTLEDGTSVKGFVAEPRALNGATDITELGGWRAYIASLAG